One Eubacterium sp. 1001713B170207_170306_E7 genomic region harbors:
- a CDS encoding LytTR family DNA-binding domain-containing protein yields the protein MKIVICDDEKNQIEKYRQWILDENQTKKIPIQLMTCLSGEELLFKIEDDMHEVDIIYLDVNMTGINGLEVAHKLRERGYLGEIIFLTVMYDKVFEAFDVDAMHYILKERTSRKKFNEIFDRAVTRCVNRRQEIAVFTCAGETRSVPVASIRYFEVSRHLITIYYGGNETFEFYSTLGKIEEMLFAKGFIRIHKSILVAKRYIAKIAYLKAYLITGEELTVGRSYYKALKEEVEATALKEGD from the coding sequence ATGAAAATTGTCATTTGTGATGACGAAAAAAACCAGATAGAAAAATACAGACAATGGATATTGGATGAAAACCAAACAAAGAAAATACCCATTCAATTGATGACCTGCTTAAGCGGTGAAGAGCTGCTTTTTAAAATAGAGGACGACATGCACGAGGTGGACATTATTTATCTGGATGTCAACATGACTGGCATTAATGGTTTGGAGGTTGCGCATAAATTACGCGAAAGAGGATACTTAGGCGAAATCATATTTTTAACAGTAATGTACGATAAGGTGTTTGAAGCTTTTGATGTAGATGCCATGCACTACATTCTCAAAGAAAGAACAAGCCGAAAAAAGTTTAATGAAATTTTTGATCGCGCGGTTACAAGATGCGTTAATCGAAGACAGGAGATCGCGGTTTTTACCTGTGCGGGAGAAACTCGTAGTGTGCCGGTTGCGAGCATTCGGTATTTTGAGGTATCACGGCATCTTATCACAATTTATTACGGTGGCAATGAAACCTTTGAGTTTTATTCGACATTGGGAAAAATTGAAGAAATGCTGTTCGCCAAAGGATTTATCCGCATACATAAAAGCATTCTGGTAGCAAAGCGCTACATCGCTAAAATCGCTTACTTAAAGGCTTATCTGATAACAGGTGAAGAATTGACCGTTGGACGGTCATACTATAAGGCGTTGAAGGAAGAAGTCGAAGCGACGGCATTGAAAGAGGGCGATTAA